The Kineococcus radiotolerans SRS30216 = ATCC BAA-149 genomic interval GCCGGCGATGCGGCGCACGGTGTCGGTGAGACGGTCCATGGTCGCGTCCAGCGCGGTGGCCAGCTGACCGACCTCGTCGCGGGTGGTGATGCCGACGCGCTGGTCCAGGCGGCCGGAGGCGAGGCCCTCGACGACGGTGAGGACGCGGGACAGCGGGCCGGCGATCTCACGGGCGACGGCGACGGCGACCACGACGGCGACGGCCAGGGCGAGCGCGCCGATGACCAGCAGCAGCACGACCGCGGAGCGGTAGTCGCTGCCACCCTCGGTGGCCATGTCCTGGGCGGCCTGCTGCTCGATGCCGCTGAGCTCATCGAGCTGGGTGTTGAGCTGCTTCACCAGGGGCGTTAGCACGCTCTCCCGCGTGCGGTAGAAGCCGACGGTGTCGTTGGCCGTGGCCAGGGGAATCAACTGCTTCCGCGCGGTGCGGAACTCCGCCATGAGGTCCTCGGCTTCCCCGCGTTCCTCGGTGGAGGCAGTCGGGTCGGTGCCCAGGTAGGCCTTCCAAGAGGCGTCGTAGACCGCGTCATCGGCAGTCATCGCGCTCAGCGCCGCCTGGGTGGCGGTCGCGTCGGGGGCCAGGGCGGCGTTGAGCAGGTCGAAGCGGGTGGTGGAGAAGTCCTCTTTGACCTTGGCGATCGACTGCACGGAGGCGATGCCGGAGGTGGAGACCTGGTTCAGGTTGGCTTGGGAAGAACCCAGGCGGTTGATGCCGAGCGCGACCACGACGGCCAGCAGCAGGCAGACGACGCCGAAGCCGGCGAACAACTTGGAGGCGACGTTCAGATTGCGCAGCGTGGCCATGACCATCCTTGGGCTCCCGGGTGCCCAGGCCGGCAGGTGAGCAGGCGGGCCCCGATGACGGGTGGATCCGACGCGCTGCTTGATCGGCATCCTGTTCATCGGGCGCTGAAGGAGATTGCTGAAGCACAACGGCCCTCTGAGTGGGCCCGGGCACCGAAAGACCCAGCACGGGTGTTCGCCGAGGTACGGGCGTGCGCCGAGGGGCTGACGAGACGCTGGGGCGGCTCCTTCGCCCGCGGGTCTGGACGAAGGAGCCTGGCGGGCGTGGGGCCCGGGCCGCCGCGCCCACCTGCCCGGTAGCCGAACACGAGCACCGCACTCCCGCGAGCGGGGGAGCGCGGTGCCCTCCAGCTCAGGGGCTCA includes:
- a CDS encoding methyl-accepting chemotaxis protein, whose translation is MATLRNLNVASKLFAGFGVVCLLLAVVVALGINRLGSSQANLNQVSTSGIASVQSIAKVKEDFSTTRFDLLNAALAPDATATQAALSAMTADDAVYDASWKAYLGTDPTASTEERGEAEDLMAEFRTARKQLIPLATANDTVGFYRTRESVLTPLVKQLNTQLDELSGIEQQAAQDMATEGGSDYRSAVVLLLVIGALALAVAVVVAVAVAREIAGPLSRVLTVVEGLASGRLDQRVGITTRDEVGQLATALDATMDRLTDTVRRIAGNASTLAASSEELTTVATQLSSGAEEAATQAQVVSAATEEISANIGTVAAAGDEMSSAIREIATSTAEASSTAASAVAAATSAGETLDRLSASSREIGDVVKLITSIAEQTNLLALNATIEAARAGEMGKGFAVVAGEVKELAQQTARATESIVTRVNATQTDATEAASAIAEITEVIARIDGLQSTIAAAVEEQSATTSEMVRNVTEVSTGSQEIATNISGIAAASDQTTAGATHTATTAGEVSRAAVELNELVGSFTLPR